A section of the Streptococcus oriscaviae genome encodes:
- a CDS encoding class I SAM-dependent methyltransferase, whose product MTNMYYEKNPSVAHDIHELRVTLLGTPMTFLTDAGVFSKKMVDYGSQVLLNALEVNSGKTLLDVGCGYGPIGLTLAKVYGVKASLIDINSRALDLAQQNAEKNKVAARIFQSNIYENVTGVFDYIVSNPPIRAGKSVVHTIIEGASQHLVSGGRLTIVIQKKQGAPSAKTKMEEVYGNCQILKKDKGYYILESVKE is encoded by the coding sequence ATGACCAATATGTATTACGAAAAGAATCCAAGTGTTGCACATGACATTCATGAACTTCGTGTCACTTTACTCGGTACTCCAATGACCTTCTTAACAGACGCAGGAGTATTTAGTAAGAAGATGGTAGATTATGGAAGTCAGGTGCTTTTAAACGCCTTGGAAGTAAATTCTGGAAAGACCTTGCTGGACGTTGGATGCGGATATGGCCCTATCGGTTTGACTCTAGCAAAAGTTTACGGAGTCAAAGCCAGCCTTATCGATATAAATAGTCGCGCGCTCGATCTGGCTCAGCAAAATGCCGAAAAAAACAAAGTCGCGGCAAGAATCTTCCAGTCCAATATCTATGAAAATGTTACTGGTGTTTTCGACTACATTGTTTCCAACCCTCCCATTCGTGCAGGTAAGTCAGTGGTTCACACAATTATTGAAGGGGCGAGTCAGCACCTAGTTTCTGGAGGACGGTTGACAATCGTCATTCAAAAAAAGCAAGGAGCCCCAAGTGCCAAAACCAAGATGGAAGAGGTCTATGGAAACTGTCAAATTCTAAAGAAAGACAAAGGATACTATATCCTTGAAAGTGTGAAAGAATGA
- the coaA gene encoding type I pantothenate kinase, with the protein MNTKEFLNFEQISRKTWQQLHRNTTVPLTQAELNSIKSFNDRISLQEVLDVYLPLVNLIRIYKKAREDLTFSKSLFLQQKIQSQPFIIGVSGSVAVGKSTTSRLLQILISRTFKHARVEMVTTDGFLYPNAILESRNILDRKGFPESYDMELLLDFLDTIKNGEDYSIPTYSHEIYDIVPNQFQTIQAPDFLIVEGINVFQNPQNQRLYVSDYFDLSIYVDADVTDIETWYLERFQKLLTLAKNDPNNYYHRFTRLSYPEILAVAHDTWKNINLANLEKYIEPTRSRADIILHKGENHEIDEIYLKK; encoded by the coding sequence ATGAATACAAAAGAATTTTTAAATTTTGAACAAATCAGCCGAAAGACCTGGCAGCAACTCCATCGCAATACGACTGTTCCTCTGACTCAGGCCGAACTGAATTCCATCAAAAGTTTTAATGACCGCATCAGCCTGCAAGAAGTATTGGATGTTTACCTTCCCTTGGTCAATCTCATTCGTATTTATAAGAAAGCTCGTGAGGACTTGACCTTCTCTAAGAGTCTTTTCTTGCAGCAAAAAATTCAATCTCAACCTTTCATCATTGGTGTTTCAGGTAGTGTGGCCGTTGGAAAATCAACGACTAGCCGTCTTCTTCAAATACTCATTTCCCGCACCTTCAAGCACGCGCGAGTGGAAATGGTCACAACGGACGGGTTTCTCTATCCGAATGCCATCCTTGAAAGTCGCAACATATTAGATAGAAAAGGTTTTCCAGAATCTTATGACATGGAGCTTCTGCTAGACTTCCTTGACACCATAAAAAATGGAGAGGATTACAGTATACCGACCTATTCCCATGAAATTTATGATATCGTTCCTAATCAGTTCCAAACGATTCAGGCGCCGGACTTTCTCATCGTAGAGGGAATCAATGTTTTTCAAAACCCACAAAACCAGCGCCTCTATGTCAGTGATTATTTCGACCTATCCATCTATGTCGATGCAGATGTGACGGATATCGAAACTTGGTACCTCGAACGCTTCCAGAAATTGCTGACGCTTGCTAAAAACGATCCGAATAATTACTATCACCGCTTCACTCGACTGTCTTATCCGGAAATTCTAGCCGTCGCCCATGATACTTGGAAAAATATCAATTTAGCCAATCTGGAAAAATACATCGAACCTACTCGCAGCCGAGCTGATATTATTCTCCACAAGGGTGAAAATCATGAAATTGATGAAATTTACTTGAAAAAATAA
- the rpsT gene encoding 30S ribosomal protein S20 — translation MEVKPLANIKSAIKRAELNVKQNEKNSAQKSAMRTAIKAFEANPSEELFRAASSAIDKAESKGLIHKNKASRDKARLAGKLA, via the coding sequence GTGGAGGTGAAACCATTGGCAAACATTAAATCAGCTATCAAACGTGCTGAATTGAACGTTAAACAAAACGAAAAAAACTCAGCTCAAAAATCAGCTATGCGTACTGCAATCAAAGCATTTGAAGCTAACCCTTCTGAAGAGCTTTTCCGCGCTGCTAGCTCAGCGATTGACAAAGCAGAATCTAAAGGTTTGATTCACAAAAACAAAGCAAGCCGTGACAAAGCTCGTCTTGCAGGTAAACTTGCTTAA
- a CDS encoding transglutaminase domain-containing protein: MTKRIQYLVALVVSVFLLSSCQSDNQRESQVAKAYNAQRAKLEKEKQEKAAKMMQLSEEAKDNFYYQQLDSKSDREAYILLSYGLSEFESYIELPELSEESEYRVYTSVANDYPEFYWMSEALRDGLYTPEIVSPTYPVYVQETYRLLQSIGDQIVSQLPQGSDYDKVKYIYEYIINQTDYNVAALTDDAESWKGQGIKSVLVDKLSVCAGYSRTFQFLCEKAGINSIYVTGVIEGSPYENNSHAWNLVEIDGQYYGIDATWGDPIFEGEMNEQISSSINYNYLCVPEQILHISHKPDKDLLDFWGDYYHSIQELDYPAFTDNSLNYFVLNGSYFESFDTAAISNLVINRASDPSVQQIEMQFATKQALDQMVAEAGREGNFIFQAFDSVFGFTETYEYEWEDHTYTFRIKNWR; encoded by the coding sequence ATGACGAAACGGATTCAGTATCTAGTAGCGTTGGTAGTGAGTGTTTTTCTACTGTCTTCCTGTCAGAGTGACAACCAGAGGGAGAGTCAGGTTGCGAAGGCTTACAATGCCCAGAGAGCCAAACTAGAAAAGGAGAAGCAGGAAAAAGCTGCAAAAATGATGCAGCTATCAGAAGAAGCTAAAGATAATTTTTATTATCAGCAGCTAGACAGCAAGAGTGATCGAGAAGCCTACATTCTGCTTAGTTACGGTCTGAGTGAGTTTGAGTCTTACATAGAACTTCCTGAGCTTTCTGAGGAATCTGAGTATAGGGTGTATACTTCCGTCGCCAACGACTACCCCGAGTTTTACTGGATGTCAGAAGCCTTGAGAGATGGCTTGTATACCCCAGAAATTGTTTCTCCGACTTATCCTGTATATGTCCAAGAAACCTATCGGCTATTGCAGTCTATTGGAGATCAGATAGTTAGCCAACTGCCACAGGGAAGTGATTATGACAAGGTGAAGTATATCTATGAGTATATCATCAACCAAACGGACTACAATGTTGCAGCCTTGACCGATGATGCAGAATCGTGGAAAGGGCAAGGCATCAAGAGCGTCTTGGTTGATAAACTGTCCGTCTGTGCTGGTTATAGCCGTACTTTTCAGTTTCTTTGTGAAAAGGCCGGAATCAACTCTATCTATGTCACTGGGGTGATCGAAGGAAGTCCTTATGAAAACAATAGCCATGCTTGGAATCTAGTTGAGATTGACGGTCAGTATTATGGGATAGATGCCACTTGGGGGGATCCAATTTTTGAAGGAGAAATGAACGAGCAGATAAGCTCTAGCATCAACTACAATTATCTCTGCGTCCCAGAGCAAATCCTCCATATCAGCCACAAACCCGACAAGGATCTGCTCGACTTCTGGGGAGATTACTACCATAGTATTCAAGAGCTAGATTATCCAGCTTTTACAGATAATTCCTTGAATTATTTTGTCTTGAATGGCAGTTACTTTGAAAGCTTTGATACCGCAGCCATTTCAAATCTGGTTATCAATCGGGCTTCAGACCCGAGTGTTCAGCAAATTGAAATGCAATTTGCAACCAAGCAAGCTCTGGATCAAATGGTTGCAGAAGCAGGTAGGGAAGGGAACTTTATTTTTCAAGCCTTTGATAGTGTTTTTGGATTTACAGAAACCTATGAATACGAATGGGAAGACCACACCTACACTTTCCGAATAAAAAATTGGCGATAG
- a CDS encoding sensor histidine kinase, producing the protein MLNKFRKLYRTDNFAYFIRYFAVFTLIFGFMTMIIFQLMRATMYQNTDDTFHKIYQDPTTAIQFAIARSYAPGSEIVLEKGEVTEETPPSTTGSTTEESMSQPQQGQKVGSKIRLSTNFHVVIYDSKGQVFNPDQFSSLSDLKLDKDELESIKEVTVETPFGGQEDYRYMTIELTSEDLGEYASLDIKYAVIYSNVSQIKSSIASYESTVALVMISFWLISIVASIYLANVSMRPLLVSFQKQKDFVENASHELRTPLAVLQNRLESLFRHPEATIMESSENIASSLEEVRNMRLLTTSLLNLARRDDGLKPEISDIPPSFFDEVFANYAIMAEENGKELQVNNEVKQSIRTDRVLLKQLMTILFDNALKYSDEDGQIHIDSRIKDRYLVFTIADNGLGIRAEDKKKIFDRFYRVDKARTRQKGGFGLGLSLAKQIIDTLDGSIQIRDNHPKGTIFEVRLPR; encoded by the coding sequence CATATTTTATCCGTTATTTTGCTGTTTTTACCCTCATTTTTGGCTTCATGACCATGATTATCTTTCAGCTCATGAGGGCTACCATGTATCAAAATACAGATGATACGTTCCATAAAATCTATCAGGATCCTACCACGGCGATTCAGTTTGCCATTGCTAGAAGTTATGCCCCTGGGAGCGAGATTGTTTTAGAAAAGGGAGAAGTAACAGAAGAAACACCCCCTTCTACGACAGGCTCAACCACTGAAGAGAGTATGAGCCAGCCTCAGCAAGGTCAAAAAGTCGGTTCAAAAATACGTTTGAGCACCAACTTTCATGTGGTTATCTACGATAGCAAGGGGCAGGTCTTTAACCCGGATCAATTCTCCAGCCTATCCGATTTGAAGTTGGACAAGGATGAGCTGGAAAGTATAAAGGAGGTCACAGTGGAAACTCCATTTGGTGGCCAAGAAGATTATCGTTATATGACGATTGAGCTGACCAGTGAAGATTTGGGAGAATACGCTTCTCTGGACATCAAATACGCTGTCATTTACTCCAATGTCAGTCAAATCAAGTCCTCCATTGCTTCTTACGAGTCAACGGTGGCACTGGTCATGATATCCTTCTGGTTGATTTCCATCGTAGCTAGTATTTATCTGGCAAATGTCAGCATGCGTCCACTCTTAGTTAGTTTTCAGAAGCAAAAAGACTTTGTGGAAAATGCCAGTCACGAATTGCGCACACCGCTAGCTGTTCTGCAAAATCGTCTGGAGAGCTTGTTCCGTCATCCTGAAGCGACCATCATGGAAAGCAGCGAGAATATCGCCTCCAGTCTGGAAGAAGTCCGCAACATGCGCCTGCTCACAACGAGCCTGCTCAATTTGGCTCGGCGTGATGATGGCCTGAAACCGGAAATTTCAGATATTCCACCAAGTTTTTTTGATGAGGTGTTTGCAAACTATGCCATTATGGCTGAAGAAAACGGAAAAGAATTGCAGGTAAACAATGAAGTCAAGCAGTCCATTCGGACGGATCGCGTGCTTCTCAAACAGTTGATGACCATCCTGTTTGACAATGCCCTCAAATATTCTGATGAAGATGGACAGATTCATATTGACAGTAGAATTAAGGACCGCTACCTAGTCTTTACTATCGCTGATAATGGCCTAGGAATCCGAGCAGAAGATAAGAAAAAAATCTTTGATCGCTTTTATCGGGTGGACAAGGCCCGGACTCGGCAGAAGGGGGGATTTGGTTTGGGGCTTTCTTTGGCCAAGCAGATCATTGACACCTTAGATGGCAGCATTCAGATTCGAGACAATCATCCTAAGGGAACTATTTTTGAGGTCAGACTCCCAAGATAA